A genomic region of Notamacropus eugenii isolate mMacEug1 chromosome 3, mMacEug1.pri_v2, whole genome shotgun sequence contains the following coding sequences:
- the LOC140534275 gene encoding uncharacterized protein, translating into MDGWAVCRGGLEAPGALSLLSLGLHSLEVGAFPVGVGVRLEQIRLSPSPSPNHRVPNMGRRELCPSAGGCPHEGGGLPGTPAPARAWVDPPPPLGYFWGLSCQPPAPGFHVPPFLPTLPMTHILPPPQPRALGAPSLPPSLPPGRPLEAPSPWVRRESRERGERRPESRARGRAKEEVGTGPGRGDGGRRRSRFFLPSPPAFPASLLMWGKRSLVGTMLLRCGALL; encoded by the exons ATGGACGGGTGGGCGGTGTGCCGGGGAGGGTTAGAGGCACCGGGCGCACTTTCTCTACTTTCGTTGGGTCTACATTCCCTGGAGGTTGGGGCATTTCCTGTCGGGGTGGGGGTGAGACTTGAGCAAATAAGATTGTCCCCTTCACCCTCTCCAAACCACAGGGTGCCCAACATGGGGCGGAGGGAGCTGTGTCCGTCTGCTGGTGGCTGCCCTCACGAGGGTGGGGGGCTCCCTGGAACGCCAGCCCCGGCGCGAGCGTGGGTggaccctcccccacccctcggTTATTTTTGGGGCCTGAGCTGCCAGCCACCGGCCCCGGGTTTCCACGTGCCCCCCTTCCTGCCCACGCTCCCCATGACGCACATCCTTCCACCCCCGCAGCCTCGGGCTCTCGGCGccccctccctgcctccttccctcccacccggACGCCCTCTGGAGGCGCCGAGCCCCTGGGTCCGGAGGGAGAGCCGGGAGCGAGGAGAAAGGAGGCCTGAGTCGAGGGCTCGGGGCAGGGCAAAAGAGGAGGTTGGGACGGGACCCGGCCGGGGAGACGGAGGCAGAAGGCGGAGCCGGTTCTTCCTTCCCTCGCCCCCTGCATTCCCTGCCTCGCTGCTGATGTGGGGCAAGAGGAGTTTGGTAGGGACG ATGCTCCTCAGATGTGGTGCCTTATTGTGA
- the NAB2 gene encoding NGFI-A-binding protein 2 isoform X2 — translation MHRAPSPTAEQPPGGGDSARRTPQPRAKPSVPTMALPRTLGELQLYRVLQRANLLSYYETFIQQGGDDVQQLCEAGEEEFLEIMALVGMATKPLHVRRLQKALREWATNPGLFSQPVPAVPVSSIPLFKISETAGGRKGSMSNGHGSPGDKAGSARSFSPKSPLELGEKLSPLPGGQGGGDPRVWAGGSTPESDVGAGGEEEASSPPFSPPAGGGVSEGPGSGGVGGGSDRLEPEMVRMVIESVERLIRNFPRGDAGEVTSLLKLNKKLARSVGHIFEMDDNDSHKEEEIRKYSIIYGRFDSKRREGKQLSLHELTINEAAAQFCMRDNTLLLRRVELFSLSRQVARESTYLSSLKGSRLHTEEMGGPPLKKLKQEVGEQSHSEILQPPPGPESYGPLYRPSLEEDSASLSGESLDGHLQEFEEGLLERCPAPGTHPALVEGRRASVKVEAEASRQ, via the exons ATGCACAGGGCGCCCTCCCCTACTGCTGAGCAGCCGCCGGGCGGAGGGGACAGCGCCCGCCGGACCCCGCAGCCCAGAGCCAA GCCCAGTGTTCCAACCATGGCACTACCCCGGACACTGGGGGAGCTGCAGCTGTATCGAGTCCTGCAGCGTGCCAACCTCTTGTCCTACTATGAGACCTTCATCCAGCAGGGGGGGGACGACGTTCAGCAGCTGTGTGAGGCAGGAGAAGAAGAATTCCTGGAGATCATGGCACTGGTGGGCATGGCCACCAAACCTCTCCATGTCCGACGTTTGCAAAAGGCATTAAGGGAATGGGCCACCAACCCAGGGCTCTTCAGTCAGCCTGTGCCTGCTGTGCCTGTTTCCAGCATCCCTCTCTTTAAGATCTCAGAGACAGCAGGTGGTCGAAAAGGGAGCATGAGCAATGGACACGGAAGCCCAGGAGACAAGGCGGGCAGTGCCCGAAGCTTCAGCCCCAAGAGTCCATTAGAACTAGGAGAGAAACTCTCTCCCTTGCCTGGGGGCCAGGGAGGTGGAGATCCTCGAGTCTGGGCAGGCGGGAGCACTCCCGAGTCGGACGTTGGTGCTGGTGGAGAGGAAGAGGCCagctctcctcctttctccccacctGCTGGGGGTGGGGTCTCAGAAGGGCCCGGGTCTGGTGGGGTGGGCGGTGGTTCAGATCGACTAGAACCAGAAATGGTTAGAATGGTAATCGAAAGTGTGGAACGTCTCATCCGGAACTTCCCCCGGGGAGACGCTGGGGAGGTGACGTCCCTCCTCAAGCTGAATAAGAAGCTAGCTCGAAGTGTAGGGCACATCTTTGAGATGGATGACAATGACAGTCacaaagaggaagaaatcagaaaGTACAGCATTATCTATGGACGCTTTGACTCCAAGCGCAGGGAAGGCAAACAGCTCAGTCTGCATGAG TTGACCATCAATGAGGCAGCTGCCCAGTTCTGCATGAGGGACAACACACTCCTACTCCGGAGAGTAGAGCTCTTTTCCCTGTCTCGTCAAGTGGCCCGGGAGAGTACCTACCTCTCCTCTCTCAAGGGTTCCAG GTTGCACACAGAAGAGATGGGGGGGCCAccactgaagaaactgaagcaggag GTTGGGGAGCAGAGTCACTCGGAAATTCTCCAGCCACCTCCAGGGCCTGAGTCCTATGGCCCACTGTACCGCCCTAGCTTGGAGGAGGATAGTGCCAGCCTGTCTGGGGAGAGTCTAGATGGACACTTACAAG AGTTTGAAGAGGGGTTGTTGGAGCGGTGTCCTGCCCCTGGGACCCATCCAGCCCTAGTGGAGGGCAGAAGGGCCAGTGTGAAGGTGGAGGCTGAGGCCAGCCGGCAGTGA
- the NAB2 gene encoding NGFI-A-binding protein 2 isoform X1 produces MHRAPSPTAEQPPGGGDSARRTPQPRAKPSVPTMALPRTLGELQLYRVLQRANLLSYYETFIQQGGDDVQQLCEAGEEEFLEIMALVGMATKPLHVRRLQKALREWATNPGLFSQPVPAVPVSSIPLFKISETAGGRKGSMSNGHGSPGDKAGSARSFSPKSPLELGEKLSPLPGGQGGGDPRVWAGGSTPESDVGAGGEEEASSPPFSPPAGGGVSEGPGSGGVGGGSDRLEPEMVRMVIESVERLIRNFPRGDAGEVTSLLKLNKKLARSVGHIFEMDDNDSHKEEEIRKYSIIYGRFDSKRREGKQLSLHELTINEAAAQFCMRDNTLLLRRVELFSLSRQVARESTYLSSLKGSRLHTEEMGGPPLKKLKQEVGEQSHSEILQPPPGPESYGPLYRPSLEEDSASLSGESLDGHLQAVGCPRLTPPPADLPLALPAHGLWSRHILQQTLMDEGLRLARLVSHDRVGRLSPCLPAKPPLAEFEEGLLERCPAPGTHPALVEGRRASVKVEAEASRQ; encoded by the exons ATGCACAGGGCGCCCTCCCCTACTGCTGAGCAGCCGCCGGGCGGAGGGGACAGCGCCCGCCGGACCCCGCAGCCCAGAGCCAA GCCCAGTGTTCCAACCATGGCACTACCCCGGACACTGGGGGAGCTGCAGCTGTATCGAGTCCTGCAGCGTGCCAACCTCTTGTCCTACTATGAGACCTTCATCCAGCAGGGGGGGGACGACGTTCAGCAGCTGTGTGAGGCAGGAGAAGAAGAATTCCTGGAGATCATGGCACTGGTGGGCATGGCCACCAAACCTCTCCATGTCCGACGTTTGCAAAAGGCATTAAGGGAATGGGCCACCAACCCAGGGCTCTTCAGTCAGCCTGTGCCTGCTGTGCCTGTTTCCAGCATCCCTCTCTTTAAGATCTCAGAGACAGCAGGTGGTCGAAAAGGGAGCATGAGCAATGGACACGGAAGCCCAGGAGACAAGGCGGGCAGTGCCCGAAGCTTCAGCCCCAAGAGTCCATTAGAACTAGGAGAGAAACTCTCTCCCTTGCCTGGGGGCCAGGGAGGTGGAGATCCTCGAGTCTGGGCAGGCGGGAGCACTCCCGAGTCGGACGTTGGTGCTGGTGGAGAGGAAGAGGCCagctctcctcctttctccccacctGCTGGGGGTGGGGTCTCAGAAGGGCCCGGGTCTGGTGGGGTGGGCGGTGGTTCAGATCGACTAGAACCAGAAATGGTTAGAATGGTAATCGAAAGTGTGGAACGTCTCATCCGGAACTTCCCCCGGGGAGACGCTGGGGAGGTGACGTCCCTCCTCAAGCTGAATAAGAAGCTAGCTCGAAGTGTAGGGCACATCTTTGAGATGGATGACAATGACAGTCacaaagaggaagaaatcagaaaGTACAGCATTATCTATGGACGCTTTGACTCCAAGCGCAGGGAAGGCAAACAGCTCAGTCTGCATGAG TTGACCATCAATGAGGCAGCTGCCCAGTTCTGCATGAGGGACAACACACTCCTACTCCGGAGAGTAGAGCTCTTTTCCCTGTCTCGTCAAGTGGCCCGGGAGAGTACCTACCTCTCCTCTCTCAAGGGTTCCAG GTTGCACACAGAAGAGATGGGGGGGCCAccactgaagaaactgaagcaggag GTTGGGGAGCAGAGTCACTCGGAAATTCTCCAGCCACCTCCAGGGCCTGAGTCCTATGGCCCACTGTACCGCCCTAGCTTGGAGGAGGATAGTGCCAGCCTGTCTGGGGAGAGTCTAGATGGACACTTACAAG CTGTGGGGTGCCCAAGGCTGACGCCTCCCCCTGCTGACCTGCCCCTGGCACTGCCCGCCCATGGGTTGTGGAGCCGCCACATCCTGCAGCAGACACTGATGGACGAGGGACTGCGGCTTGCCCGCCTTGTCTCCCACGACCGTGTGGGCAGGCTCAGCCCTTGTCTGCCTGCGAAGCCACCCCTCGCAG AGTTTGAAGAGGGGTTGTTGGAGCGGTGTCCTGCCCCTGGGACCCATCCAGCCCTAGTGGAGGGCAGAAGGGCCAGTGTGAAGGTGGAGGCTGAGGCCAGCCGGCAGTGA